The following proteins are co-located in the Verrucomicrobiota bacterium genome:
- a CDS encoding septum formation initiator family protein, producing the protein MSDPYEHYSAPKEDRFRGFLGQILHILIFLAIAILLTCWFLPLLRERQKQQRALQTLKEQVEQERTVLNKRTRMLNLLQSDQSYLELLARDKLDMMKPGETIFRMDKAPENKR; encoded by the coding sequence GTGAGTGACCCCTACGAACACTACTCTGCTCCCAAGGAGGACCGGTTTCGTGGGTTTTTGGGCCAGATCCTGCATATCCTTATTTTCCTGGCGATCGCCATCCTGCTGACCTGCTGGTTTCTTCCTTTGCTGCGGGAAAGGCAAAAACAACAACGTGCGCTCCAGACCTTGAAAGAACAGGTCGAACAGGAGCGCACGGTGCTGAATAAGCGCACGAGAATGCTCAACCTTCTGCAAAGCGACCAAAGCTACCTTGAGCTGCTCGCACGCGATAAGCTTGACATGATGAAACCGGGGGAAACCATCTTTCGGATGGATAAAGCCCCTGAAAACAAGCGGTAG